Proteins encoded by one window of Cyanobacteriota bacterium:
- a CDS encoding phycobilisome rod-core linker polypeptide translates to MSVKASGGSSVARPQLYQTVPVSTISQAEQQDRFLGKAELSELSSYFDSGLKRLEIAEILTRNADIIVSRAANRIFVGGSPMAYLEKPREPEPVAVGVGAMGTAEGMKLGTITYVEGGSGVLEGLRAVFTASSGPIPPGFRPINVARYGPGNMQKSLRDLSWFLRYVTYAIVAGDPNIIAVNTRGLREIIENACSTDATIVALQEMRSAAIGYVKRDEEATELVTQYFDVLLTEFRAPTPSNKLRQRPSTDLQGLQLPQIYYNAAERRPKFVMKPGLSASEKNEVVKAAYRQVFERDITRAYSLGISDLESKVKNNEISMKEFIRRLAKSPLYRKNFYEPYINSRALELAFRHILGRGPSSREEVQRYFAIVSSGGLPALVDALVDSQEYADYFGEETVPYLRGLGQEAQECRNWGPQQDLFNYSAPFRKIPQFITTFAAYDQPLPDQHPYGSGNDPLEIQFGAIFPKETRNPSSSPAPFGKDTRRILINRGPGIYNQVSNPAARGASPGTLGPKVFKFDQTPSFTGLSGGGRFFKPQKSKGISTKFSESSSQAIIRACYLQVFGRDVYEGQRLKVAEIKLENGEITVREFVRQLAKSDTFRKLYWSSLYVTKAIEYIHRRLLGRPTYGRQEINAYFDICAKKGFYALVDAIIDSEEYIATFNEDTVPYERYITPAGLAMRNIRVGSIAETGMFKPMREEVPRFVELGQVTDMRTEPDVQFRINQGVSKKREQTKIFKLTQLVDKANLKVVIGAAYRQIFERDIAPYVTTGDEFTELESKLGNGEISVKEFVQALGTSKLYVKEFYAPYPNTKVIELGTKHFLGRAPLDQAEIRKYNQILASQGLRGFVSAMVNSMEYSQAFGEDTVPYNRFLTLPAANYPNTQTLYNTLTKQNKTLVVPSFEPTPPKDMMRTPLLEQAMAGASADKSLVVEAGRSFGSVGSAVDAELGLARRPARVFRLHPYMTSTEVDSVLDAIYSQVMDVPGGLVPAELRCPDLDDRFRKGGMSVREFVQALACSEVYCQRFYNPYPATKVVELLCRHLLGRAPASQDEINQYNGLLVSAGLRSVVEAMVNSVEYSRYFGDDVVPYKRTST, encoded by the coding sequence ATGAGTGTTAAAGCAAGCGGTGGAAGCTCGGTTGCGCGCCCGCAACTATATCAGACGGTGCCCGTCTCAACGATTTCTCAGGCAGAACAACAAGATCGGTTCCTGGGCAAAGCCGAGTTAAGTGAACTGTCCAGCTATTTTGACTCTGGCTTGAAGCGGCTAGAGATTGCCGAAATTTTGACCAGAAACGCTGATATTATCGTTTCCCGTGCTGCTAACCGAATTTTTGTTGGTGGCTCCCCCATGGCTTACTTAGAAAAGCCTCGCGAACCGGAACCTGTGGCTGTCGGTGTTGGTGCCATGGGAACTGCGGAAGGCATGAAGTTGGGCACTATTACCTATGTAGAAGGTGGCAGTGGTGTGCTAGAGGGCCTACGTGCTGTATTCACTGCCAGTTCAGGGCCGATTCCTCCTGGTTTTCGCCCGATTAATGTGGCTCGCTATGGCCCTGGCAACATGCAAAAGTCTCTACGAGATTTGAGCTGGTTCTTGCGCTATGTAACCTATGCGATCGTAGCAGGTGACCCCAACATTATTGCCGTTAATACCCGTGGTCTGCGAGAAATCATTGAAAACGCCTGCTCGACAGATGCCACGATCGTTGCCCTGCAAGAGATGCGGTCAGCCGCGATCGGCTACGTCAAGCGAGATGAAGAAGCTACGGAATTAGTCACTCAATACTTTGATGTGTTGCTGACCGAATTTCGTGCCCCCACTCCCAGCAACAAGCTCCGCCAACGTCCCTCCACTGACCTTCAGGGTCTGCAATTACCGCAGATTTACTATAATGCTGCCGAGCGTCGTCCCAAGTTTGTGATGAAGCCTGGCCTGTCTGCTTCTGAGAAGAATGAAGTGGTAAAGGCAGCCTATCGGCAAGTCTTTGAGCGAGATATCACCCGCGCCTACTCCTTGGGCATCTCTGATCTAGAGTCCAAAGTCAAGAACAATGAGATCTCTATGAAGGAGTTCATTCGGCGCTTGGCGAAGTCGCCCCTATACCGCAAAAACTTCTATGAGCCATACATTAACAGTCGCGCTCTAGAACTGGCATTTCGTCATATTTTGGGTCGTGGCCCTAGCTCACGGGAAGAGGTGCAGCGTTACTTTGCGATCGTCTCTAGCGGTGGCCTCCCTGCCCTCGTGGATGCTCTAGTAGACTCTCAAGAATATGCCGACTACTTTGGTGAGGAAACGGTACCCTACCTGCGCGGCCTGGGACAAGAGGCTCAGGAATGTCGCAACTGGGGGCCGCAGCAAGATCTGTTTAACTACAGCGCTCCCTTCCGCAAGATTCCTCAATTCATTACTACCTTCGCTGCCTACGACCAACCCTTACCCGACCAGCACCCCTACGGCTCTGGTAATGACCCCCTAGAGATCCAGTTCGGAGCCATCTTCCCCAAAGAAACCCGCAACCCCAGTTCTAGCCCTGCTCCCTTTGGCAAGGATACTCGCCGGATTCTGATTAATCGTGGCCCTGGTATCTATAACCAGGTGAGCAACCCTGCGGCTCGTGGTGCTTCTCCGGGCACTCTCGGCCCCAAGGTCTTTAAGTTTGACCAAACTCCAAGCTTCACTGGGCTGTCGGGTGGTGGCCGCTTCTTTAAGCCTCAAAAATCCAAGGGAATTAGCACCAAGTTCTCTGAAAGCTCTTCCCAAGCAATTATTCGGGCTTGTTATCTTCAGGTATTTGGCCGTGATGTCTATGAAGGTCAGCGGCTCAAGGTAGCTGAGATCAAACTAGAGAATGGTGAAATCACCGTGCGGGAGTTTGTTCGGCAATTGGCGAAATCTGATACCTTCCGCAAGCTCTACTGGAGTTCACTGTATGTGACAAAAGCCATAGAGTACATCCATCGTCGGTTGCTAGGTCGTCCTACCTACGGTCGCCAAGAAATCAATGCCTATTTCGATATTTGTGCCAAGAAAGGTTTCTATGCTCTGGTCGATGCCATTATTGACAGCGAAGAGTACATTGCAACCTTTAATGAAGACACTGTGCCCTATGAGCGCTACATTACACCCGCTGGCTTGGCTATGCGCAATATCCGTGTAGGCAGCATTGCGGAAACTGGCATGTTTAAGCCTATGCGCGAAGAGGTACCCCGCTTTGTGGAATTGGGTCAGGTTACTGACATGCGCACTGAACCAGATGTGCAGTTCCGGATTAACCAGGGCGTGTCTAAGAAGCGGGAGCAAACCAAGATCTTCAAGCTGACTCAACTGGTTGACAAGGCAAATCTGAAGGTGGTCATTGGTGCCGCCTATCGGCAGATATTTGAGCGTGATATTGCTCCCTACGTCACCACGGGCGATGAATTCACAGAGCTAGAGAGCAAGCTTGGAAACGGTGAAATCAGCGTGAAAGAGTTTGTGCAAGCCTTGGGCACTTCTAAGCTCTATGTCAAGGAGTTCTATGCACCCTATCCCAACACTAAGGTGATTGAGTTGGGCACTAAGCACTTCTTGGGACGGGCACCGCTGGATCAGGCAGAAATTCGTAAGTACAACCAAATCTTGGCTTCTCAGGGTTTGAGGGGCTTTGTCAGCGCGATGGTTAACTCTATGGAGTATAGCCAAGCCTTTGGTGAGGATACTGTGCCTTACAATCGCTTCTTAACGTTGCCAGCCGCTAACTATCCCAATACCCAAACGTTGTATAACACTCTGACGAAGCAGAATAAGACACTGGTAGTGCCAAGCTTTGAGCCAACGCCACCGAAGGATATGATGCGGACTCCGTTGCTGGAGCAGGCTATGGCTGGGGCGAGCGCTGATAAGTCGTTGGTGGTGGAAGCAGGGCGATCGTTTGGTTCTGTGGGTAGTGCAGTTGATGCGGAACTAGGGTTAGCCCGGAGGCCTGCCCGTGTGTTTCGGCTACATCCGTACATGACATCAACGGAGGTAGATAGTGTCTTGGATGCTATCTACAGTCAAGTGATGGATGTGCCGGGTGGATTAGTACCTGCTGAGTTGCGTTGTCCAGACCTGGATGACCGATTCCGCAAGGGTGGTATGTCTGTGCGAGAGTTTGTACAAGCCTTGGCTTGCTCTGAGGTG